A stretch of the Clostridium fungisolvens genome encodes the following:
- a CDS encoding helix-turn-helix domain-containing protein, with amino-acid sequence MPQMDTYKNRAVYIEFIAKEDFAEIPHKERFTIVFITSGSMNIKLNDYPIKISAPTILCLSKDDRVEVIEKNKIAAQSFCFHPDFFNTAYFSEEKGYMSNSLKIETGLSLFKKDDVGTGVFAVTEKAYPKLYEWFFIMGTEVYAQSDPLWVCRIKKYLIQILGLLEELNSHSEQSPVDLVLEYIHTNYSDKISLEDLISCAHINRVSLNKMFKDLTGFTAMGYLLTYRLKVAESLLTHTDMSLNEIARATGFEYDTYFIKQFTAKRGMTPTEFRKESREFAYYQH; translated from the coding sequence ATGCCTCAAATGGATACATACAAGAATAGAGCTGTATATATCGAATTTATTGCAAAAGAAGATTTTGCTGAGATTCCACATAAGGAGCGCTTTACTATAGTTTTTATCACAAGCGGAAGTATGAATATAAAGCTAAATGATTACCCGATAAAAATTTCTGCTCCAACCATACTTTGTTTGTCCAAGGATGATAGAGTAGAAGTAATAGAAAAAAATAAGATCGCTGCACAGTCCTTTTGCTTTCATCCTGATTTCTTCAATACAGCATATTTTTCAGAAGAAAAGGGCTATATGTCAAATTCTTTAAAGATAGAGACAGGTCTTTCTCTTTTTAAGAAAGATGATGTAGGTACTGGTGTATTTGCTGTAACGGAGAAAGCTTATCCCAAATTATATGAGTGGTTCTTTATAATGGGAACAGAAGTATATGCACAGAGTGATCCACTTTGGGTGTGTAGAATAAAAAAGTACTTAATACAAATATTAGGTCTACTTGAAGAGTTAAATAGCCATAGTGAACAGTCACCTGTTGATTTAGTTTTAGAATATATACACACAAATTACAGTGATAAAATAAGTTTAGAGGACTTAATAAGCTGTGCACATATAAATCGAGTGTCATTAAATAAGATGTTTAAGGATTTAACTGGATTTACAGCAATGGGATATCTACTTACATATCGATTGAAGGTTGCAGAGAGTCTTTTGACTCACACAGATATGAGCTTAAACGAAATAGCACGGGCTACTGGATTTGAATATGATACCTATTTTATAAAACAATTTACTGCTAAAAGAGGGATGACTCCAACTGAGTTTAGGAAGGAATCCCGTGAGTTTGCTTATTATCAGCACTAA
- a CDS encoding sigma-70 family RNA polymerase sigma factor has product MDYDQIEQLVLAAKAGELKAKERLMVEFTPLIKKLSKKSIIHGYEREDLQNECYKTLLKCIFQYNCEAHRFIGYATSAIKNNMNNLIKISIKRSSSEGPKALIMDEKMENQLVEDNEHFEDRICDQAYNRSVKGFISELNNTDKEIINFVFFEEKQLRDYSALKELPYTTIVNRKNTALKNLKKIMDKHSAQYIN; this is encoded by the coding sequence ATGGATTATGATCAAATAGAACAATTAGTTCTTGCAGCTAAGGCTGGTGAGTTAAAAGCAAAAGAAAGGCTAATGGTGGAGTTTACACCATTAATTAAAAAGTTATCAAAAAAATCTATCATTCATGGTTACGAGAGAGAAGATTTACAAAATGAATGTTATAAAACCTTGTTAAAGTGTATTTTCCAATATAACTGTGAGGCCCATAGGTTTATAGGCTATGCAACAAGTGCTATTAAAAATAATATGAATAACTTAATTAAGATCTCTATTAAAAGATCTTCTTCAGAGGGACCAAAAGCTCTAATAATGGATGAAAAAATGGAGAACCAACTTGTAGAAGATAATGAGCACTTTGAAGATAGGATATGTGATCAAGCATACAATAGAAGTGTAAAAGGTTTTATTAGTGAACTAAATAATACTGACAAAGAGATTATTAACTTTGTTTTCTTTGAAGAAAAGCAATTAAGAGATTATTCAGCTCTTAAGGAGCTTCCATATACCACCATTGTAAACAGAAAAAATACTGCCTTGAAAAATCTTAAAAAAATTATGGATAAGCATTCCGCTCAATATATAAACTAA
- a CDS encoding TetR/AcrR family transcriptional regulator has translation MNEKFFKLPQERQNQIINSALKVFSKASYYQTSTLEIAREAGMSKGLLFYYFKNKKELYLFLYEYCVKLSLKEIDENRSVEERDFFEIIMKSQRLKCKLMKKYRYIYEFIVKVYKESDEEVIEDIARFSEPLINNNYNNFFEKIDRKKFREGVDIPLLFQSLQWCADGFMRNALNSNKTIDEIDLEFSKILEMYKQNFYKEEFACTTMNTEIGKTTQ, from the coding sequence ATGAATGAGAAATTTTTTAAGCTGCCTCAGGAAAGGCAAAATCAGATTATAAATAGTGCGCTTAAGGTTTTTTCAAAGGCAAGCTATTATCAGACATCCACTCTTGAAATAGCAAGGGAAGCTGGAATGTCAAAAGGCCTTTTGTTTTATTACTTTAAGAATAAAAAGGAACTGTATCTTTTTCTATATGAATACTGCGTGAAGTTGTCGCTTAAAGAGATTGATGAAAACAGAAGTGTAGAGGAACGAGATTTTTTCGAAATAATCATGAAGTCCCAGAGGCTAAAATGCAAATTGATGAAAAAGTATAGATATATATATGAATTTATAGTTAAAGTGTACAAAGAAAGTGATGAAGAGGTCATAGAGGACATAGCTAGATTTTCAGAACCTTTGATTAATAATAACTACAACAATTTTTTTGAGAAGATAGATAGAAAAAAGTTTAGAGAAGGAGTGGATATTCCTCTGCTTTTCCAATCACTGCAATGGTGTGCAGATGGTTTTATGAGAAATGCCTTAAACTCAAATAAAACCATAGACGAAATAGACTTAGAGTTTTCAAAGATATTGGAGATGTATAAACAAAATTTCTATAAGGAGGAGTTCGCATGTACTACGATGAATACGGAAATAGGGAAAACCACACAATAA
- a CDS encoding alpha/beta fold hydrolase, translated as MYYDEYGNRENHTIIFLHGAAATDTFCNQYCFQDKYHLVVPHLYGSGKEVEEIYEPEKTIKALAELIKGLGKDKVTLIGHSLGGELAVAMVSQYEYLFDKAVFLSAWVCSTQKSIDKYVKISKYSSFTLKFSWLIRLQAKYWHYTKQQEDFMVEYSKKITPEQYTAWFKNRILLDDNTNYPNVNIPMLAVCGKKEIKEMKTSIEELGKRNPNCKTIFLDNANHDFPLRKADVINPILLDFI; from the coding sequence ATGTACTACGATGAATACGGAAATAGGGAAAACCACACAATAATATTTCTGCATGGAGCAGCTGCTACAGATACCTTTTGCAATCAATATTGTTTTCAGGACAAGTACCATTTGGTTGTTCCCCATCTTTACGGAAGTGGCAAAGAAGTGGAGGAAATCTATGAACCTGAAAAGACTATAAAGGCTTTGGCTGAGCTTATAAAAGGACTGGGCAAGGATAAGGTTACGCTAATTGGCCATTCTCTTGGTGGTGAACTTGCAGTGGCAATGGTATCACAATATGAATATTTGTTTGATAAGGCAGTATTTTTAAGTGCCTGGGTATGCTCTACACAAAAGTCTATTGATAAGTATGTAAAAATCTCAAAGTATTCAAGTTTTACACTGAAATTTAGCTGGCTCATAAGGCTCCAAGCAAAATACTGGCACTATACAAAACAGCAGGAAGATTTTATGGTTGAGTATTCAAAAAAGATAACTCCAGAGCAGTATACAGCATGGTTTAAGAATCGTATTTTATTAGATGATAATACCAATTATCCTAATGTAAATATACCTATGCTGGCTGTATGCGGCAAAAAGGAAATTAAGGAAATGAAAACCTCCATTGAGGAGCTTGGCAAAAGAAATCCTAACTGCAAAACAATATTCTTAGATAATGCAAATCATGATTTTCCTCTAAGAAAGGCTGATGTTATAAACCCAATACTTTTAGATTTTATTTAA
- a CDS encoding epoxide hydrolase family protein: MSIENFNIKVSDEVLEDLKYRLDHARFPEQLEGLHWERGTDIDYLKSLVSYWRYEFDWRAQEEELNRFSHFHCEVDGIDIHFIHERGKGPNPIPIILTHGWPDSFLRYKKLIPMLTDPASHGGDPEDSFDVIIPSLPGFGFSSKPLHSGMNNCEVSELFAKLMTEKLGYSRFAAAGGDVGSGVTRYLAFNHPELLIAIHLTDIGIIKDLISSRNEEKLSQEELNYKKNASSWISNEGAYMSIQSTKPQTLACGLSDSPVGLAAWIIEKFRAWSHCEGDLSKSFSKDELLTNIMIYWVTNTIGSSANIYYENVHSLSPLGPIEVPTGLALFPVDILLPPREWAEKNLNITKWTTVARGGHFTAMEEPELLAKELREFFKAYRNKK, from the coding sequence ATGTCTATTGAAAATTTCAATATTAAGGTATCTGATGAAGTACTTGAGGATTTAAAATACAGACTAGATCACGCCCGCTTTCCAGAACAGTTAGAAGGGTTACATTGGGAACGTGGAACCGATATAGATTATCTAAAATCTCTAGTTTCCTACTGGAGGTATGAATTTGATTGGCGAGCTCAAGAAGAAGAATTAAACCGTTTTTCTCATTTTCACTGTGAGGTGGATGGAATAGATATTCACTTTATTCATGAGCGCGGCAAGGGACCAAATCCTATCCCAATTATCTTAACTCATGGATGGCCTGATAGTTTTCTAAGGTACAAAAAGCTTATTCCTATGCTTACTGACCCAGCTAGTCATGGCGGTGATCCAGAGGACTCTTTTGATGTAATTATCCCTTCACTACCTGGTTTTGGTTTCTCCAGCAAACCTCTCCATAGTGGTATGAACAATTGCGAGGTTTCTGAGCTTTTTGCAAAGCTAATGACTGAAAAGCTTGGTTATAGCAGGTTTGCTGCTGCAGGTGGAGATGTTGGTTCCGGTGTTACAAGATATCTAGCCTTTAACCATCCTGAGCTTTTAATAGCAATACATCTAACAGATATAGGTATAATTAAGGATCTCATATCTTCAAGGAATGAAGAAAAGCTTTCACAGGAAGAACTAAATTACAAGAAGAATGCCTCTTCATGGATTTCTAATGAAGGAGCTTATATGTCTATTCAATCCACAAAACCTCAAACTCTTGCCTGCGGACTTTCTGACTCACCAGTAGGTTTAGCAGCTTGGATTATTGAAAAGTTTCGTGCTTGGAGCCACTGCGAAGGTGATTTAAGTAAAAGCTTTAGCAAGGATGAACTACTTACAAATATAATGATCTATTGGGTCACAAATACCATAGGATCATCTGCAAATATATATTACGAAAATGTTCATTCTCTGTCACCACTAGGACCTATAGAGGTGCCAACAGGCTTAGCTCTTTTCCCTGTAGATATTCTTTTACCTCCTAGAGAGTGGGCTGAGAAAAACTTAAATATCACAAAGTGGACTACAGTAGCTAGAGGCGGACATTTTACTGCTATGGAAGAACCTGAGTTACTAGCTAAAGAACTAAGGGAATTCTTTAAAGCCTATAGAAATAAAAAGTAA
- a CDS encoding aldo/keto reductase: protein MEYIKLGNTGMDVSKLCLGCMSFGDTEKWIHKWVLDEDNSRPIIKKALDLGINFFDTANVYSIGRSEEIIGKALKDFANRDEVVIATKVHGKMHEGPNGSGLSRKAILSEIDNSLKRLGTDYVDLYIIHRWDYNTPIEETMEALHDVVKSGKARYIGASAMYAWQFQKALHVAEKHGWTRFVSMQNHYNLIYREEEREMLPLCREEKIAVTPYSPMASGRLIRDWSETTKRLETDNVARSKYDSTASADKLVVDRVAEIAEKRGILRIHVALAWLLHKAPVTAPIIGATKISQLEDAVGAISVKLTPEEIAYLEEPYVPHVIVGHN from the coding sequence ATGGAATATATTAAACTTGGAAACACTGGTATGGATGTGTCAAAGCTTTGTCTTGGCTGTATGAGCTTTGGGGACACAGAAAAATGGATTCATAAATGGGTACTTGATGAGGATAACAGCCGCCCTATAATTAAGAAGGCACTTGATTTAGGCATAAACTTCTTTGATACTGCCAATGTGTATTCAATAGGAAGAAGTGAAGAGATTATTGGAAAAGCATTAAAGGATTTTGCAAATCGAGATGAAGTTGTTATAGCTACAAAGGTACATGGAAAAATGCATGAAGGACCAAATGGCTCTGGACTTTCAAGAAAAGCAATATTGAGCGAGATTGATAATAGTCTTAAACGTCTTGGTACGGATTATGTAGATTTATATATTATCCACCGTTGGGACTACAATACTCCTATAGAAGAGACAATGGAAGCATTGCACGACGTTGTGAAATCAGGTAAAGCAAGATATATAGGGGCTTCAGCTATGTATGCATGGCAGTTCCAAAAGGCACTCCATGTAGCTGAAAAACATGGATGGACTCGTTTTGTATCTATGCAAAATCACTATAACCTTATATACCGAGAAGAGGAGAGGGAGATGCTGCCTCTTTGCAGGGAAGAAAAAATAGCAGTTACTCCATACAGCCCAATGGCATCAGGAAGGCTGATACGTGATTGGTCGGAAACTACAAAACGTTTAGAAACAGATAATGTTGCTAGATCAAAATATGATTCTACTGCCAGTGCAGATAAATTAGTAGTAGACAGGGTTGCGGAGATTGCAGAAAAACGAGGAATTCTTCGTATACATGTAGCCCTTGCTTGGTTACTTCATAAAGCGCCAGTAACAGCTCCTATTATAGGTGCCACAAAAATATCTCAGCTTGAAGATGCAGTGGGTGCTATTTCAGTTAAGCTGACACCTGAAGAAATTGCGTACTTGGAAGAACCATATGTACCACATGTAATAGTTGGACATAATTAA
- a CDS encoding deoxycytidylate deaminase, which produces MESRQSWDDYFMDIAEKVATRSTCDRANVGCVIVNKDKRICSTGYNASLSGHPHCDDIGHTMRDGHCIATVHAEINAITYCAKEGIALKDCVAYVTHFPCLNCSFALAASGIKKIYYRNAYRMDEFSLEIFKRSGIELEQV; this is translated from the coding sequence TTGGAATCGAGACAATCATGGGATGATTATTTTATGGATATAGCAGAAAAGGTAGCCACTCGTTCTACTTGTGACAGGGCTAATGTAGGATGTGTTATTGTTAATAAGGACAAGCGTATTTGCTCCACAGGATACAATGCCTCCCTTTCAGGTCACCCACATTGCGACGATATAGGCCATACCATGCGAGATGGACACTGTATCGCAACTGTCCATGCTGAAATAAATGCAATAACCTATTGTGCTAAAGAAGGTATAGCGTTAAAAGATTGTGTTGCCTATGTAACACATTTTCCATGCTTAAATTGTTCCTTTGCATTGGCAGCTTCTGGTATAAAAAAGATTTATTATAGGAATGCATATCGCATGGATGAATTTTCTCTAGAGATATTTAAAAGAAGCGGCATTGAGCTTGAGCAAGTATAA
- a CDS encoding putative bifunctional diguanylate cyclase/phosphodiesterase, with protein MKKKIFITVLTLVYLLYSYAIITNNNMIGDLLSPVLMFIITCAIFYGFVKKQEISILKWLGVMLTLASFSWFLCDIWWGIQTLILHTNPEENFITVYGYSLSNIFMFLATSVAVHEDLKKMNKIQAMLDAIIVSISMAVLLWLFVFDQNNGKVILLLNDKISMVSLIIDVVIYAWINVWAFSTRMIKPPFHHRILVAGTLIFVVTDFIYYYIYYYLDYKANSWIDGAYMVAFSLMAISAILKVKAKKEKLDLIISQTKNRVSCKLGVEIFILASPILVLVFKRSEIEYFVLLVTALLIYYILINFTQKSLFQEKLLELEKKNVLELEKKVKERTAEITKLHNTDFVTGLYSRRYFEVRLSKSLKYLKQDELISLLYIELNKSKSIKYLYGKDTAEKLLKNVSEVLYQIAIKNDGFIATYGDDAFAIMIKGCEAEAASEKVAMEIIDRCNELFFVDNHGIRVTLSIGISCYPRDTLDQNNLVKNADIAMMQARDKGFNRVQSYSDKIGKITDNRHKIEVKLKKVVFDKEFVLYYQPQVYCKDGTLSGFEALIRWFEDGTNFIPPLDFIPLAEETGIIVPLGYWIIENAAKQYALWKEKTGHDYRIAVNVSSKQLVEVDFVDRLEAILKKYDVKPELFEVEITETQQIENSINIQETLNELKRLGVSIAIDDFGTGYSSLYYLKNLPADRIKIAKELIDNVESDIYSKAIIQMVISVAKMKGNKVIAEGVETKEQWECLQKLDCDEIQGYYFAKPMPAGDIEEKWIKKEKVIEKV; from the coding sequence GTGAAAAAAAAGATTTTTATAACTGTATTAACCTTAGTTTATTTGTTGTATTCATATGCCATAATTACAAATAATAATATGATTGGAGATTTGTTATCGCCTGTCCTGATGTTTATTATTACATGCGCTATTTTTTATGGTTTTGTTAAGAAGCAGGAAATATCGATTTTAAAGTGGCTTGGAGTTATGCTTACCTTAGCTTCTTTTTCCTGGTTTTTATGTGATATTTGGTGGGGAATCCAGACCTTGATACTCCATACCAATCCTGAGGAAAACTTCATTACTGTTTATGGATATTCGTTGTCAAATATTTTTATGTTTTTAGCAACATCAGTTGCAGTACATGAAGATTTAAAGAAGATGAATAAGATACAAGCTATGTTAGATGCTATAATTGTTTCGATAAGTATGGCGGTACTTCTATGGCTATTTGTATTTGATCAAAATAATGGTAAAGTAATATTGCTTTTGAATGATAAAATATCAATGGTGTCATTGATTATTGATGTTGTCATATATGCGTGGATTAATGTCTGGGCCTTTTCAACAAGGATGATAAAGCCGCCATTTCATCATAGAATTTTGGTAGCTGGTACACTCATTTTTGTTGTTACTGATTTTATCTATTATTACATTTATTATTATTTAGATTATAAAGCGAACTCATGGATTGATGGTGCATACATGGTTGCATTTAGCTTGATGGCAATTTCTGCGATTTTAAAGGTTAAAGCAAAGAAGGAAAAGCTAGATTTAATCATTAGCCAGACTAAAAACAGAGTAAGCTGTAAGCTAGGCGTGGAAATATTTATATTAGCTTCTCCAATATTAGTTCTTGTTTTTAAAAGAAGTGAAATTGAGTATTTTGTATTGCTAGTGACAGCCCTTCTAATTTACTATATACTTATTAATTTTACTCAGAAAAGCCTTTTTCAGGAGAAATTATTGGAATTAGAAAAAAAGAATGTACTTGAATTAGAGAAAAAGGTAAAGGAAAGAACAGCGGAGATTACTAAGCTGCACAATACTGATTTTGTTACAGGGTTATATAGTAGAAGATATTTCGAAGTTAGGTTGTCAAAAAGCTTAAAATATCTTAAGCAGGATGAACTAATCTCATTGCTGTATATTGAACTGAATAAATCAAAATCAATTAAATATTTATATGGTAAAGACACTGCTGAAAAACTTTTGAAAAATGTATCTGAAGTTCTTTATCAGATAGCTATTAAAAATGATGGTTTTATTGCTACCTATGGAGATGATGCCTTTGCAATAATGATAAAAGGTTGTGAGGCAGAGGCAGCTTCCGAAAAAGTTGCAATGGAGATTATAGACCGATGCAATGAGTTGTTTTTTGTAGATAATCATGGAATAAGGGTTACTTTAAGTATTGGGATTTCCTGTTATCCTCGTGATACTTTAGATCAAAATAATTTAGTGAAAAACGCTGATATTGCAATGATGCAGGCACGTGACAAAGGATTCAATAGGGTTCAAAGTTATAGTGACAAGATTGGAAAAATAACTGATAATAGACATAAGATTGAGGTTAAGCTTAAAAAGGTAGTATTTGATAAAGAATTTGTTCTATACTATCAACCACAGGTTTATTGCAAGGATGGGACTTTATCTGGTTTTGAAGCGCTGATACGCTGGTTTGAAGATGGTACTAATTTTATTCCACCTCTAGACTTTATTCCTTTAGCTGAAGAAACTGGTATAATCGTGCCCTTAGGCTACTGGATTATTGAAAATGCAGCCAAGCAGTACGCTTTATGGAAAGAAAAAACTGGTCATGATTACAGAATAGCTGTAAATGTATCATCAAAACAGTTAGTGGAAGTGGATTTTGTTGATAGATTAGAAGCTATACTTAAAAAATATGATGTTAAACCAGAATTATTTGAAGTGGAGATAACGGAAACCCAACAGATTGAAAATAGCATTAATATACAAGAAACTTTAAATGAATTAAAAAGACTTGGGGTTTCTATAGCTATAGACGATTTTGGGACAGGCTATTCCTCTTTATATTATCTTAAAAATCTTCCTGCTGATCGAATAAAAATAGCTAAGGAACTAATTGATAATGTAGAAAGTGATATTTATTCTAAAGCTATTATCCAAATGGTTATCTCTGTTGCAAAGATGAAAGGTAACAAGGTAATTGCTGAAGGAGTAGAAACCAAAGAACAGTGGGAGTGCTTGCAAAAATTAGACTGTGATGAAATTCAGGGCTACTATTTTGCAAAACCAATGCCAGCAGGTGATATTGAAGAAAAGTGGATTAAGAAAGAAAAAGTAATAGAGAAAGTATAA
- a CDS encoding MFS transporter, which translates to MDNRISNTWKIYLLTFISFLSGTLQFVIGGILDKIAVSVGVPISTAGQLGTAFSLAGAIGTPVIIMITAKMDGRKRLLIGLTAILISTFSTVAIPGFGFLMVSRILLGIGMGVYGISAYSIVAKLTPPERLARAMSNLSMGSSASLVIGVPIGRVVANAYGWKSIFWAIGFFIILAMVAAIMYIPASKAEAPIPLGNQLAYLKNPRIAMYLGAAFFMFISYSVVYSYITPFLIGLLPLIEGKMSIILMGLGIASVVGAKLGGFFADRLGARSTLVGGMAIQAVALILISIVPKTIALICPLLIIWAIAAWICGPTFNFNLISVAPEASGIMLSLNSTFVQFGFAAGAGIGGIVLRGFSIIAISLVGAIAVVLAACVALAAFGNTSLSSMTTLSNEEFDLE; encoded by the coding sequence ATGGATAATAGGATAAGCAACACATGGAAAATTTACTTATTAACTTTTATAAGTTTTTTATCGGGCACATTGCAGTTTGTAATTGGAGGAATACTAGATAAAATTGCAGTATCAGTAGGAGTACCAATATCTACAGCAGGACAACTTGGCACTGCATTCTCTTTAGCTGGTGCTATAGGTACGCCGGTTATTATTATGATCACTGCAAAGATGGATGGACGTAAGCGACTACTTATAGGACTCACTGCCATATTAATAAGCACATTTTCAACAGTAGCCATTCCAGGTTTTGGCTTTTTGATGGTTTCTCGTATACTGCTTGGTATTGGAATGGGAGTTTACGGAATAAGTGCATATTCAATAGTTGCAAAGCTGACTCCACCAGAACGTTTGGCAAGAGCAATGTCAAACCTATCAATGGGATCTAGTGCATCACTGGTAATAGGTGTTCCTATAGGCCGTGTTGTAGCAAATGCATATGGTTGGAAGAGCATATTTTGGGCAATAGGATTTTTTATTATTTTGGCAATGGTAGCTGCAATAATGTATATTCCAGCTTCTAAAGCTGAAGCACCTATCCCACTTGGTAACCAATTGGCCTATCTAAAAAATCCAAGAATAGCCATGTATCTTGGTGCAGCGTTTTTCATGTTTATAAGCTACTCAGTAGTATATAGCTATATAACTCCGTTTTTAATCGGCTTGTTGCCATTAATTGAAGGGAAGATGAGCATAATACTGATGGGATTAGGAATAGCAAGTGTGGTGGGGGCAAAGCTTGGTGGATTTTTTGCAGATCGTCTAGGGGCTAGAAGTACTCTAGTAGGAGGTATGGCTATACAAGCTGTTGCATTAATTTTAATATCAATTGTTCCTAAAACGATAGCGTTAATATGTCCATTGCTAATTATTTGGGCTATAGCAGCATGGATCTGTGGACCGACTTTCAATTTTAATTTAATATCAGTCGCTCCAGAAGCATCTGGTATAATGTTAAGTCTTAATAGTACTTTTGTACAGTTTGGTTTTGCAGCAGGTGCCGGAATTGGAGGAATTGTACTTAGAGGGTTCTCCATAATTGCAATAAGCTTGGTTGGTGCTATTGCTGTTGTACTAGCAGCCTGTGTAGCATTGGCAGCATTTGGAAATACAAGCCTATCCTCAATGACAACATTAAGTAATGAAGAATTTGATCTAGAATAA
- a CDS encoding iron chaperone: protein MEVFQEYLACIDNPENRARVEEILVWINKKFPSLGRRIAWGQPMFTDHGTFIIGFSVAKHHLAVSPEKACLNHFSDEILQAGYSHSKELIRIPWDSAVDFSLLDKMIEFNIADKIECSTFWRK, encoded by the coding sequence ATGGAAGTATTTCAGGAATATTTAGCTTGTATCGATAACCCTGAGAATAGAGCAAGAGTTGAAGAAATTTTAGTTTGGATAAATAAGAAATTCCCCAGTTTAGGAAGAAGAATTGCATGGGGTCAGCCTATGTTTACAGATCACGGAACCTTTATCATTGGGTTTAGCGTAGCAAAGCACCATTTGGCTGTTTCACCTGAAAAAGCATGTCTTAATCATTTTTCTGATGAGATTCTGCAGGCTGGCTATAGCCATAGTAAGGAACTTATACGTATACCGTGGGATAGTGCAGTTGACTTTTCCTTACTTGATAAAATGATTGAATTTAATATTGCGGATAAGATAGAGTGTTCAACCTTTTGGAGAAAATAG
- a CDS encoding thioredoxin family protein, translated as MLIANNNEEIKNIISNNEMVILYFSNKVCGACDVIRSKVQDILEVYSKVKLIDINGEEQIELAAQHNVFSFPLAILYVDGKEVMRVGRNVNLLELEHTIKRYYDMLF; from the coding sequence ATGTTAATAGCAAATAACAATGAAGAAATTAAAAATATAATCAGTAATAATGAAATGGTGATCTTATATTTTAGCAATAAGGTTTGTGGAGCTTGTGATGTTATTAGAAGTAAGGTTCAAGATATATTAGAAGTTTATTCTAAGGTAAAGCTCATTGATATTAATGGTGAAGAACAAATAGAATTAGCAGCACAGCATAATGTTTTTTCCTTTCCTTTAGCTATACTTTATGTTGATGGCAAAGAAGTGATGAGAGTTGGAAGAAATGTTAATTTACTAGAACTAGAACATACTATTAAGAGATATTATGATATGTTGTTTTAG
- a CDS encoding SagB/ThcOx family dehydrogenase: MGRYEKNRDFLKANFEVLDEIKTDAQKKLSKAPLQKEYDENAKLIDLPKPSKDVLVKPNVLECIEDRRSVRKYSEESISLEELSFLLWSTQGVQKLIGNDTASLRTVPSGGASHTFETYLIVNNVQGLTKGIYRYIPIGHKLLFMYEINEMSSKIDKATPRQPFAPNFASKSAVLFVWSTIPYRAEWKFDITAHKKILIDVGHVCQNLYIASEAVKCGTCAIGIYDQKLIDNMLGLDGEDEFVIYLAAVGKV; encoded by the coding sequence ATGGGACGATATGAGAAAAACAGGGATTTTTTAAAAGCTAATTTTGAGGTTCTTGATGAAATAAAGACAGATGCACAGAAAAAATTATCTAAGGCTCCTCTTCAGAAGGAATATGATGAGAATGCTAAGCTTATAGACCTGCCTAAGCCAAGTAAGGATGTACTTGTAAAACCTAATGTACTAGAATGTATAGAAGATAGGAGAAGTGTAAGAAAGTATTCAGAAGAAAGCATTAGTTTAGAAGAACTTTCTTTCCTATTATGGTCTACACAAGGGGTTCAGAAGCTTATTGGAAATGATACAGCAAGCTTAAGAACTGTACCATCAGGAGGGGCATCCCATACCTTTGAAACCTATCTTATTGTAAATAATGTACAAGGACTTACTAAAGGTATATATAGATATATTCCTATAGGACATAAACTATTATTTATGTATGAAATAAATGAAATGAGTAGTAAAATAGATAAAGCAACTCCAAGGCAGCCATTTGCTCCAAACTTTGCATCAAAAAGTGCTGTGCTATTTGTGTGGAGTACAATACCTTATAGAGCCGAATGGAAGTTTGACATAACTGCCCATAAAAAGATATTAATAGATGTGGGGCATGTTTGCCAAAATCTTTACATTGCCAGTGAGGCAGTAAAATGTGGAACCTGTGCAATTGGGATATATGATCAAAAGTTAATTGATAATATGCTAGGACTAGATGGAGAAGATGAATTTGTAATCTACCTGGCAGCAGTTGGTAAGGTATAG